A region of Fibrobacter succinogenes subsp. succinogenes S85 DNA encodes the following proteins:
- a CDS encoding FKBP-type peptidyl-prolyl cis-trans isomerase, with translation MKIAEKTVVQMHYTLKSDEGAVVESSAGREPLQYIQGMHMIVPGLEKAMVGHDVGDKFDVVVIPAEGYGEYDERMTQEVPLNVFQGVDHVEAGMAFYAQTPGGPMQIRIKSVGEKTAIIDANHELAGKNLNFAIEVVSVREATEEDLKPFQHHCCCGGHDGEDHECKCGEEGHECECGGHGNKENCDGNGGCGCEHHAEHHGK, from the coding sequence ATGAAAATTGCAGAAAAAACAGTCGTCCAGATGCACTACACCCTGAAGTCTGACGAAGGTGCCGTCGTCGAGTCTTCCGCAGGTCGCGAACCTCTCCAGTACATCCAGGGCATGCACATGATCGTTCCGGGTCTCGAAAAGGCTATGGTCGGTCACGATGTAGGCGACAAGTTTGACGTTGTCGTCATTCCGGCAGAAGGCTACGGCGAATACGACGAACGCATGACTCAGGAAGTTCCGCTGAACGTGTTCCAGGGAGTCGATCATGTCGAAGCAGGCATGGCTTTCTATGCCCAGACTCCGGGTGGTCCGATGCAGATTCGCATCAAGTCTGTTGGCGAAAAGACGGCTATTATCGACGCTAACCACGAACTTGCTGGCAAGAATCTCAACTTTGCGATTGAAGTTGTCTCCGTTCGCGAAGCAACCGAAGAAGACCTCAAGCCGTTCCAGCATCACTGCTGCTGCGGTGGTCACGACGGCGAAGACCATGAATGCAAGTGCGGCGAAGAAGGCCACGAATGCGAATGCGGTGGCCATGGCAACAAGGAAAATTGCGATGGTAACGGCGGTTGCGGCTGCGAACACCACGCAGAACACCATGGTAAGTAA